In Thauera aromatica K172, one DNA window encodes the following:
- a CDS encoding WD40/YVTN/BNR-like repeat-containing protein, which produces MVLNIALRPLVAATLLSLICPLATAATAAAAAAAATATGQPVPDLMELPARADVRATSTVQLAVTRAGERLVSVGARGTVLLSDDGGASWRQARAVPASVALTDVCFVDEQLGWAVGHSGIVLHSRDGGETWVRQLDGRQGAQAALDEAQALAAAGSDGAERRLREAQAMVEDGPDKPLLSVHFIDARRGWAVGAYGLALTTDDGGQSWQAFIARLPNPRGKHLYQVRADGARLLIAGEQGALFRSDDGGASFAEVHTPYPGTFFGALALGPDTLLAYGLRGNVWRSGDGGANWAQIALDQEITLTSGLRLADGTVVLADESGRLLRSDDQGRSFRALEAQAPNAVTALVQIEDGALVLSGARGLNRVDAAQLVVTERK; this is translated from the coding sequence ATGGTTCTGAACATTGCGCTGCGGCCCCTGGTGGCGGCCACCCTTTTGAGCTTGATCTGCCCGCTGGCAACGGCCGCGACGGCCGCTGCTGCAGCAGCCGCGGCGACGGCGACCGGCCAGCCGGTGCCGGACCTGATGGAGCTGCCGGCCCGTGCCGATGTGCGCGCCACCAGCACGGTCCAGCTGGCGGTGACCCGGGCGGGCGAGCGGCTGGTGTCGGTGGGCGCGCGCGGCACCGTGCTGCTGTCGGACGACGGCGGAGCGAGCTGGCGCCAGGCGCGCGCGGTGCCCGCGAGCGTGGCGCTCACCGACGTCTGCTTCGTCGACGAGCAGCTGGGCTGGGCGGTCGGCCACAGCGGCATCGTGCTCCATTCGCGCGATGGGGGCGAAACCTGGGTGCGCCAGCTCGACGGCCGCCAGGGCGCGCAGGCGGCGCTGGACGAAGCCCAGGCGCTCGCAGCGGCAGGCTCGGACGGGGCCGAGCGGCGCCTGCGCGAGGCCCAGGCGATGGTCGAGGACGGCCCGGACAAGCCGCTCTTGAGCGTGCATTTCATCGATGCGCGCCGCGGCTGGGCGGTGGGCGCCTACGGCCTGGCGCTCACCACCGACGATGGCGGCCAGTCCTGGCAGGCCTTCATCGCACGCCTGCCCAATCCGCGCGGCAAGCACCTGTATCAGGTCCGCGCCGACGGCGCCCGCCTGCTCATCGCCGGCGAGCAGGGCGCGCTGTTCCGCTCGGACGATGGCGGAGCGTCGTTTGCCGAAGTGCACACGCCCTACCCGGGCACCTTCTTCGGCGCCCTCGCGCTCGGGCCGGACACGCTGCTCGCCTACGGCCTGCGGGGCAATGTCTGGCGCAGCGGCGACGGGGGCGCGAACTGGGCGCAGATCGCCCTCGACCAGGAAATCACCCTCACCAGCGGCCTGCGCCTGGCCGACGGCACCGTCGTGCTCGCCGACGAGAGCGGGCGCCTGCTGCGCAGCGACGACCAAGGGCGCAGCTTTCGCGCGCTCGAGGCCCAGGCCCCCAACGCGGTCACCGCCCTGGTGCAGATCGAGGACGGCGCCCTGGTGCTGTCCGGCGCACGCGGTCTGAACCGCGTCGATGCAGCTCAACTCGTCGTTACGGAACGCAAATAA
- a CDS encoding DUF1329 domain-containing protein, translating into MFTFKKTLLCVSILALSAGMQSTMAAVSADEAAKLKTWLTPLGGEKAGNKDGTIPAWTGGQTGPVAGPKVGDIPVNLFPNEKPVLQITASNMAQHADKLSEGTQALLKKYPDTFRVDVYPTHRTATVPEHVAANTFKNATSCKTIEGGNSIEGCFGGLPFPIPQTGVEVVWNYLLRVEPESKEFGFKNIVGSSDGNHTLATRNDMFFQQPYYYKDGSWETWSKDGKGEYTMFRFSTTAPSFKMGESLVIRDGIDPKTPRQAWQYLVGQRRVRRAPTVAYDTPDFVASGANYFDEVEGFYGHPDRYEWKLVGKREMYVPYNNNELITATVSEAYDKFHLNPAKVRWELHRVWEVEATVVAGRRHAVPKRKYYFDEDTALLVLMDGYDAEGKLWRTSQMPNFFVPAVPALLVQQVTVFNLQAGTMSTVQGLNDETYRVVPRKPETFFTGDAVAADAAR; encoded by the coding sequence ATGTTCACGTTTAAAAAGACCTTGCTGTGCGTCTCCATCCTGGCGCTGAGCGCCGGCATGCAGAGCACGATGGCTGCGGTGAGCGCGGACGAAGCGGCCAAGCTCAAAACCTGGCTGACGCCGCTCGGCGGCGAAAAAGCCGGCAACAAGGACGGGACGATTCCGGCGTGGACCGGGGGCCAGACCGGCCCGGTCGCGGGGCCGAAAGTGGGCGACATTCCGGTGAACCTCTTCCCGAATGAAAAGCCGGTCCTGCAAATCACTGCGTCCAATATGGCCCAACATGCGGACAAGCTTTCCGAGGGCACACAGGCGCTGCTCAAGAAATACCCGGACACGTTCCGTGTCGACGTTTATCCGACCCATCGCACGGCGACGGTGCCGGAGCACGTGGCCGCAAACACGTTCAAGAATGCGACCAGCTGCAAGACGATCGAAGGTGGTAATTCGATCGAGGGCTGTTTCGGCGGCCTCCCGTTCCCGATCCCGCAGACCGGCGTGGAGGTGGTCTGGAATTACCTGCTGCGGGTCGAACCCGAATCGAAGGAGTTTGGGTTCAAGAACATTGTCGGCTCCTCGGATGGCAATCACACCCTGGCCACCCGCAACGACATGTTCTTCCAGCAACCCTACTACTACAAAGATGGGTCGTGGGAGACGTGGTCGAAGGACGGGAAGGGCGAATACACCATGTTTCGTTTCAGTACTACGGCACCATCCTTCAAAATGGGCGAGTCGCTGGTCATTCGCGACGGCATCGATCCCAAAACCCCGCGCCAAGCCTGGCAGTATCTGGTCGGCCAGCGCCGCGTGCGCCGCGCCCCGACCGTTGCCTACGACACGCCGGACTTCGTTGCCTCGGGCGCGAACTATTTCGACGAGGTGGAAGGTTTCTACGGTCATCCTGACCGCTACGAATGGAAGCTGGTCGGCAAGCGGGAGATGTACGTTCCCTATAACAACAATGAACTGATCACGGCCACGGTTTCCGAAGCCTACGACAAGTTCCATCTGAACCCCGCCAAGGTGCGCTGGGAGTTGCACCGGGTGTGGGAAGTCGAAGCCACGGTGGTTGCAGGCAGGCGCCATGCGGTGCCGAAGCGCAAGTATTACTTCGATGAGGATACGGCGCTGTTGGTCTTGATGGACGGCTACGACGCCGAAGGCAAGCTGTGGCGCACCTCGCAGATGCCGAACTTCTTCGTGCCCGCCGTTCCAGCATTACTGGTCCAACAGGTGACGGTATTCAACCTGCAGGCCGGCACGATGAGCACGGTGCAGGGGTTGAACGACGAAACCTACCGTGTCGTGCCGCGCAAGCCCGAGACCTTCTTCACCGGGGATGCCGTCGCCGCCGACGCAGCACGCTGA
- a CDS encoding efflux RND transporter permease subunit — MAVAHSLPAEAVIANLADFDARSGSLAERVLFNNRLLIVLLCLLATLVLGYQALGLKLNAAFDKMIPTSHPYVVNFLDNRSQLAGMGNSLRIAVAVTEGDIFDEEYLDTVRKLSDELFLLPGVDRPYMKSLWAPAVRWTGVTEEGLDGGPVIPDDYDGSPASIEQVRVNVERSGEIGQLVAANYQSSIILVPLQDKIAETGERIDYHALSQRIEELRAKYESDTIRIHVTGFAKVVGDLIEGLLQVMVFFAVAIVICTAVLYWYTRCLRSTLLVVACSVVAVVWLLGLLPTLGYELDPYSVLVPFLVFAIGMSHGAQKMNGIMQDIGRGTHSLVAARYTFRRLFLAGMTALLADAVGFAVLMVIDIQVIQDLAVTASIGVAVLIFTNLVLLPILLSYTGVSPVAAQRSLKAELMEASGTHAKHPFWAFLDLFTQRKWARIAVLAGLVMGALGLAVSFQLKIGDTDPGAPELRPDSRYNRDNAFMTANYAASSDVYIVMVRTPQYACGQYDTLMAVDALERELQQLPGVEATSSLAGLAKVSNAGMNEGSLKWFEIPRSQDMLNAIITRAPREMFNQNCDLLTVYAYLKDHKADTLASVVNVVEAFAARHGTEEVRFLNAAGNAGIEAATNIVVRKANVQMLFLVYAAVIVLAFITFRSWRAVVCAVVPLMITSVLCEALMVWLNIGVKVATLPVIALGVGIGVDYALYVMTVTLARLKEGMSLSEAYYKALTFTGKVVVLTGITLGLAVATWAWSPIKFQADMGILLAFMFIWNMLGALILLPALGHFLLRPKKAAQGWNMLGALILLPALGHFLLRPKQVAQQDRADLADVADARTAGYAAPAAARSPASPELEQREPVESAAAVLQESTI, encoded by the coding sequence ATGGCTGTCGCACATTCCCTTCCGGCCGAAGCGGTGATCGCCAACCTGGCCGACTTCGATGCACGTTCGGGTTCGCTGGCCGAGCGCGTGCTGTTCAACAACCGCCTGCTGATCGTCCTGCTGTGCCTGCTGGCCACGCTGGTGCTCGGCTACCAGGCGCTCGGGCTCAAGTTGAACGCCGCGTTCGACAAGATGATCCCGACCAGCCACCCGTACGTCGTGAACTTCCTCGACAACCGCAGCCAGCTCGCGGGCATGGGCAACAGCCTGCGCATCGCCGTGGCGGTCACCGAAGGGGACATCTTCGACGAAGAGTACCTCGACACCGTGCGCAAGCTCAGCGACGAGCTGTTCCTGCTGCCCGGCGTCGACCGCCCCTACATGAAATCCTTGTGGGCGCCCGCGGTGCGCTGGACCGGCGTCACCGAGGAAGGGCTCGACGGCGGCCCGGTGATCCCGGACGACTACGACGGCTCGCCCGCATCGATCGAGCAGGTGCGGGTCAATGTCGAGCGCTCGGGCGAGATCGGCCAGCTGGTCGCGGCCAACTACCAGTCGAGCATCATTCTGGTGCCGCTGCAGGACAAGATCGCCGAGACCGGCGAGCGGATCGACTACCACGCGCTCTCCCAGCGCATCGAGGAATTGCGCGCGAAATACGAGTCGGACACGATCCGGATCCACGTCACCGGCTTCGCCAAGGTGGTGGGCGATCTGATCGAGGGCCTGCTGCAGGTGATGGTGTTCTTCGCCGTGGCGATCGTCATCTGCACCGCGGTGCTGTACTGGTACACCCGCTGCCTGCGCAGCACGCTCCTGGTGGTGGCGTGCTCGGTGGTGGCCGTGGTGTGGCTGCTGGGCCTGTTGCCCACGCTCGGTTACGAGCTCGACCCCTACTCGGTGCTGGTGCCCTTTCTCGTCTTCGCCATCGGCATGAGCCACGGCGCGCAGAAGATGAACGGCATCATGCAGGATATCGGCCGCGGCACGCACAGCCTGGTGGCCGCGCGCTACACCTTCCGCCGTCTGTTCCTGGCCGGGATGACCGCGCTCCTGGCCGATGCGGTGGGCTTTGCGGTGCTGATGGTGATCGACATCCAGGTCATCCAGGATCTGGCGGTGACCGCCAGCATCGGGGTGGCGGTGCTGATCTTCACCAACCTCGTGCTGCTGCCGATCCTGCTCTCGTACACCGGGGTGAGCCCGGTGGCGGCCCAGCGCAGCCTGAAGGCCGAGCTCATGGAGGCCAGCGGCACGCATGCCAAGCATCCGTTCTGGGCCTTCCTCGATCTCTTCACCCAGCGCAAGTGGGCCCGCATCGCGGTGCTGGCGGGGCTGGTGATGGGGGCGCTCGGACTCGCGGTGAGCTTTCAGCTCAAGATCGGCGACACCGACCCGGGTGCGCCCGAGCTGCGCCCGGACTCGCGCTACAACCGCGACAACGCCTTCATGACCGCCAACTACGCCGCGAGCAGCGACGTGTACATCGTCATGGTGCGCACGCCGCAATACGCCTGCGGCCAGTACGACACGCTGATGGCGGTCGATGCGCTCGAGCGCGAGCTGCAGCAGCTGCCCGGGGTGGAGGCGACCAGCTCGCTGGCCGGGCTGGCCAAGGTGTCCAACGCGGGCATGAACGAGGGCAGCCTGAAGTGGTTCGAGATCCCGCGCTCGCAGGACATGTTGAACGCGATCATCACCCGCGCCCCGCGCGAGATGTTCAACCAGAACTGCGACCTGCTCACCGTCTATGCCTACCTGAAGGATCACAAGGCCGACACGCTCGCCAGCGTCGTGAATGTGGTCGAAGCGTTCGCCGCGCGCCACGGCACCGAGGAGGTGCGCTTTCTGAACGCGGCGGGCAACGCCGGCATCGAGGCCGCGACCAACATCGTGGTGCGAAAGGCCAACGTGCAGATGCTGTTCCTGGTCTATGCGGCGGTGATCGTGCTCGCGTTCATCACCTTCCGCTCGTGGCGGGCGGTGGTGTGTGCGGTGGTGCCGCTGATGATCACCTCGGTGCTGTGCGAGGCGCTGATGGTGTGGCTCAACATCGGGGTCAAGGTCGCCACCTTGCCGGTGATCGCGCTCGGGGTGGGGATCGGCGTCGATTACGCGCTCTACGTGATGACGGTCACGCTCGCCCGCCTCAAGGAAGGCATGAGCCTGTCCGAAGCCTATTACAAGGCGCTCACCTTCACCGGCAAGGTGGTGGTGCTCACCGGCATCACCCTGGGCCTGGCCGTGGCCACCTGGGCCTGGTCGCCGATCAAGTTCCAGGCCGACATGGGCATTCTGCTCGCCTTCATGTTCATCTGGAACATGCTCGGCGCACTGATCCTGCTGCCGGCGTTGGGGCATTTCCTGCTGCGGCCGAAAAAAGCCGCGCAGGGCTGGAACATGCTCGGCGCACTGATCCTGCTGCCCGCGCTCGGGCATTTCCTGCTGCGGCCGAAACAGGTCGCGCAGCAAGACCGTGCAGACCTTGCCGACGTGGCCGATGCGCGGACCGCAGGGTATGCGGCTCCCGCCGCGGCGCGCTCGCCCGCAAGCCCCGAGCTCGAGCAACGCGAGCCGGTGGAGAGCGCTGCCGCGGTTCTCCAAGAATCCACGATTTGA